One Persicobacter psychrovividus DNA window includes the following coding sequences:
- a CDS encoding glycosyltransferase — MADKKLKIVFLTSFGDTGGASMAALRIAKAVEAQGMDVHFLVQHQNKPHPKMQVVKGWKIRLAMEKLHFLWYEKDAAHRFAFSSATVGADLANHPLIQSADIIHIHWTNQGFLSMKGMKKLFLLQKPIVWTLHDIWAFSGGCHYADRCDGYLKECGCCPLLRNPHSHDLSHQQWKKKREIYPLNHPHLIGVSDWIVAQGKSAALAPLLHFDRIFNPIDTTLFQPSDQEDRLKKKWGLPLHQPLLLFGAANLLDPRKGFKDVCKAIEQLIAQGIKPPHLVFFGKCTQLDTLTALPFEYSYLGLISAQEDMRELYQIGDGFITAALHENLSYMILEAMACETPVITYRTGGNPEAVLHKENGYVADYQSVEDLAKGILWLTQEADLVCIKKEARGHILENFNEQIVGKEYVEKYNQALSIKKSL, encoded by the coding sequence ATGGCAGATAAAAAATTAAAAATCGTTTTTCTGACCTCCTTCGGAGATACTGGCGGGGCAAGTATGGCTGCCTTGCGGATTGCTAAAGCTGTGGAAGCGCAGGGAATGGATGTACACTTTTTGGTACAACACCAAAATAAGCCCCACCCGAAAATGCAGGTGGTCAAAGGATGGAAAATTCGTCTTGCCATGGAGAAGCTGCACTTTTTATGGTACGAGAAGGATGCCGCACATCGTTTTGCTTTTTCTTCTGCAACTGTTGGGGCTGACCTTGCCAACCATCCCTTAATTCAATCGGCAGACATCATCCATATCCACTGGACCAATCAGGGCTTTCTTTCCATGAAGGGAATGAAAAAGCTGTTTTTACTTCAAAAACCAATCGTCTGGACGCTTCATGACATTTGGGCATTTTCTGGTGGCTGTCATTATGCTGATCGCTGCGATGGCTATCTGAAAGAATGCGGTTGTTGTCCATTGCTCAGAAACCCCCACAGCCACGATTTATCGCATCAGCAATGGAAAAAGAAGCGCGAGATTTACCCATTGAACCACCCACACTTAATCGGTGTCAGCGACTGGATCGTAGCGCAGGGAAAAAGTGCCGCTTTGGCTCCTCTGCTTCATTTCGACCGAATTTTCAATCCCATAGACACCACGCTGTTTCAGCCATCAGATCAAGAAGATCGCCTGAAAAAAAAATGGGGACTCCCGCTCCATCAGCCATTATTGCTCTTCGGTGCTGCCAATTTACTGGACCCACGAAAAGGGTTTAAGGACGTCTGCAAGGCCATCGAACAACTCATTGCACAGGGAATAAAACCGCCGCACCTGGTGTTTTTCGGAAAATGTACGCAATTGGATACATTAACGGCACTGCCCTTTGAGTATAGTTATTTAGGCCTGATCAGCGCACAGGAAGACATGCGGGAGTTGTATCAAATCGGGGATGGCTTTATTACTGCGGCACTTCATGAGAACCTCAGCTACATGATTTTGGAAGCAATGGCCTGTGAAACTCCCGTGATTACCTACCGAACAGGTGGTAATCCGGAAGCTGTTTTGCACAAAGAAAATGGTTATGTCGCCGATTATCAGTCTGTTGAAGACTTGGCAAAGGGGATTTTATGGCTCACGCAGGAGGCCGATCTTGTTTGTATCAAAAAAGAGGCAAGAGGGCATATCCTTGAGAATTTCAATGAACAAATCGTTGGTAAAGAATATGTTGAAAAATACAACCAAGCCCTATCCATAAAAAAAAGTCTCTGA
- a CDS encoding glycosyltransferase: protein MKVLFTFGGLPHYLVALLNKINAMPEFEVVVVIPGQSNGTIGKGVKLIDSGYEFKLIKTSEYKTWYGKPQLTDLDQIIITEKPEIVVSLWPYIIGFAFLPKLRRAIQQVNTKLVIREIPFMVAPKHGAVKYYQEHPIYDENLHFQPNSGWRFKLKTHLLTIMRQAYYKQCSATINYTDVAYNVQPSFGIAHEDIHVTLNSPNTDEIKKAYLTLKADPQNTPKPFRIIHVGRLVKWKKVHHLLQAVDIIRKQIPEVELVVIGNGPELDNLKTQAAALNLEDHVKFLGAVYGYEQLGKEFMQAAVFVLAGMGGLAINEGMAFGKPIVCSVGDGTERHLLRHGENGYFFKENDINDLAEKITELLQNPEKVAEFGQKSLDIIDHEVNINTVADRFRTALQKIAAK from the coding sequence ATGAAAGTACTTTTTACCTTTGGCGGATTGCCCCATTATTTAGTCGCTTTATTGAATAAAATTAATGCCATGCCCGAATTCGAGGTGGTGGTGGTCATCCCAGGCCAATCGAACGGCACCATCGGTAAAGGGGTCAAACTGATTGATTCGGGTTATGAGTTTAAACTGATCAAAACCTCTGAATACAAAACATGGTATGGCAAACCTCAGCTTACAGACCTGGACCAAATCATCATTACTGAAAAACCTGAAATCGTGGTTTCGCTGTGGCCCTATATCATCGGTTTTGCCTTCCTGCCCAAATTGCGACGTGCCATTCAACAGGTGAACACCAAACTGGTCATCCGTGAGATTCCGTTCATGGTGGCACCAAAACATGGCGCAGTGAAGTATTATCAGGAGCATCCTATTTACGATGAAAACCTTCACTTTCAGCCCAACAGTGGCTGGCGGTTTAAGCTGAAAACACACCTGCTGACGATCATGCGGCAGGCCTATTACAAACAGTGTTCGGCCACGATCAACTATACCGATGTAGCATATAACGTACAACCATCCTTCGGCATTGCCCACGAGGACATTCACGTCACCCTGAACTCTCCCAATACTGATGAGATCAAAAAGGCTTATCTCACTCTCAAAGCTGATCCGCAGAATACCCCAAAACCTTTCCGAATTATTCATGTTGGCCGACTGGTGAAGTGGAAAAAAGTACATCATCTGCTTCAGGCAGTGGACATCATCCGAAAGCAAATTCCCGAGGTGGAGCTGGTGGTGATTGGCAATGGTCCTGAGCTCGATAACCTGAAAACACAGGCGGCGGCCCTGAATTTAGAGGATCACGTGAAGTTCCTGGGGGCCGTTTATGGCTATGAACAGCTCGGGAAGGAGTTTATGCAGGCGGCTGTTTTTGTGCTCGCAGGAATGGGTGGGCTGGCCATTAATGAAGGCATGGCCTTTGGCAAACCTATTGTTTGCTCGGTGGGCGACGGTACCGAACGGCACCTCTTACGCCATGGGGAGAATGGCTATTTCTTTAAAGAAAATGACATCAATGACTTGGCTGAAAAAATCACCGAGCTCCTGCAAAACCCTGAAAAAGTAGCTGAGTTTGGGCAGAAAAGCCTCGATATCATTGATCATGAAGTGAATATAAACACTGTAGCCGACCGCTTCAGAACCGCTTTACAAAAAATTGCCGCCAAATAA
- a CDS encoding universal stress protein encodes MFKKLAVAVAFSPTGEAVLAESLRLKKLFDAEMVLIHIGAQGKADIAQLDEMLSRVGVSKEEVILRWEDGNPSKKILEICTDEDVDLLVAGALRKENLFQYYIGSVARDILRKANCSVMVLVSPSSNPQNMDNIVVQCGGGRNPRKSLKAAVELAKKDQSSIVHLIREIKLYGLSLAVASEDSEEEYSETRKSLVNEELKEVQEKLNKLNVADLRVNIKITAGKAGHELAKFTRRTNADLLVMQGMGRKLGLFDRIFRQDLEYIMSDLPSNLLIVHP; translated from the coding sequence ATGTTTAAGAAATTAGCCGTGGCCGTCGCTTTTTCTCCTACCGGAGAGGCGGTTTTAGCAGAATCATTGCGCTTGAAAAAGCTTTTCGATGCTGAGATGGTCCTTATACATATTGGCGCACAGGGCAAGGCAGATATTGCTCAGCTCGATGAGATGCTTTCCCGTGTAGGAGTATCGAAAGAGGAAGTGATCCTTCGCTGGGAAGATGGCAACCCTTCAAAAAAGATTCTTGAAATTTGTACTGATGAGGATGTTGACCTGTTGGTTGCTGGTGCTTTGCGCAAGGAGAACCTCTTTCAGTATTATATCGGTTCCGTAGCACGCGATATTCTGCGCAAGGCGAATTGTTCGGTGATGGTGCTGGTATCGCCTTCTTCCAATCCTCAGAATATGGACAACATTGTGGTGCAATGTGGTGGTGGACGAAACCCGCGCAAGTCGTTGAAAGCGGCAGTGGAGCTGGCCAAAAAAGACCAGTCGAGTATTGTTCACCTGATTCGCGAGATCAAGCTGTATGGCCTGAGCCTTGCTGTGGCCTCTGAAGACTCTGAGGAAGAATATTCTGAAACGAGAAAGAGCCTTGTGAATGAGGAACTGAAGGAAGTGCAAGAGAAGCTGAACAAACTGAATGTGGCCGACCTGCGGGTGAATATAAAAATTACCGCAGGGAAAGCCGGGCACGAGTTGGCGAAATTTACACGACGAACCAATGCGGATTTGTTGGTGATGCAGGGAATGGGGCGCAAATTAGGGCTTTTTGACCGTATTTTCAGACAGGATCTGGAATACATCATGTCTGATTTGCCATCGAATTTATTGATTGTGCACCCCTAA
- a CDS encoding cation:proton antiporter translates to MEKLNHSEVISLLLQLAVILGVARLLAELIRRMKQPAVVGEILAGVLLGPTFFGQIAPELWGTLFPTSGSSAIVLDGFFQIAVVLLLFIAGLEVELDLVIEQGKKAANISLSALIIPFILGFVGPYFVPEFFGLEDSANHLVFALFIGTTLSITALPVIARILMDLNIFKTRTGMLIIASAMIIDILGWLIFTVILSMMGSESGHMGLGETIGLTMGFTLLMLTVGRYVIDKVLPWINARLAWPGGLLSLSMALCFCAAAFTEWIGIHAIFGSFIVGIALGDSVHLSERAKEILHHFINNIFAPLFFVSIGLHVNFIDSFNLWLVVVLIITAFIGKVAGGYTGAKISGLPKHDALAIGFGMNTHGTLEVILGAIALQAGLIDNQLFVAIVIMVLVTIIISAPLLKMCIQLGKRDAEQAAP, encoded by the coding sequence ATGGAGAAATTAAATCATAGTGAAGTGATCAGCCTGCTGTTGCAGCTGGCCGTAATCCTCGGCGTGGCGCGTCTTTTGGCTGAGCTGATCCGAAGGATGAAGCAACCTGCAGTGGTGGGGGAAATTTTAGCGGGAGTATTATTGGGGCCGACGTTTTTTGGACAGATAGCGCCTGAACTTTGGGGTACCCTTTTCCCGACAAGCGGCTCTTCGGCCATTGTGCTTGACGGCTTTTTTCAGATTGCCGTCGTATTACTGCTCTTTATTGCAGGGCTTGAAGTGGAGCTTGACCTGGTGATTGAACAGGGGAAGAAAGCGGCCAACATCAGTTTGTCAGCCCTGATTATCCCTTTTATCCTGGGATTTGTAGGCCCTTATTTTGTGCCTGAATTCTTTGGGCTTGAAGACAGCGCCAACCACCTTGTCTTTGCCCTGTTTATCGGGACAACCCTCTCGATTACGGCTTTGCCCGTGATTGCGCGAATCCTGATGGACCTGAATATCTTTAAAACCCGAACGGGGATGCTCATCATTGCTTCAGCCATGATTATCGATATTTTGGGCTGGCTGATCTTTACCGTTATCCTTTCGATGATGGGTTCTGAAAGTGGACACATGGGCTTGGGAGAAACTATTGGCCTGACTATGGGCTTTACCCTGCTGATGCTGACCGTTGGCCGATATGTAATTGATAAAGTGTTGCCGTGGATCAACGCCCGCTTGGCCTGGCCTGGCGGTCTGTTGTCGTTATCTATGGCCTTGTGTTTTTGTGCTGCCGCCTTTACCGAATGGATTGGCATTCATGCCATTTTTGGGTCTTTCATTGTTGGTATTGCCCTGGGCGATTCGGTACACCTTTCCGAAAGAGCCAAAGAAATTTTACATCATTTCATCAATAATATCTTTGCACCGCTATTTTTTGTATCGATAGGTTTGCATGTCAATTTCATCGACAGCTTTAATTTATGGCTGGTGGTTGTACTGATTATAACCGCTTTTATCGGGAAAGTCGCTGGTGGATATACAGGGGCGAAAATCAGTGGACTGCCAAAGCATGACGCGCTGGCGATTGGTTTTGGAATGAATACGCATGGTACGTTGGAGGTGATTTTGGGCGCCATTGCTTTACAGGCGGGCTTGATCGATAATCAGCTTTTTGTAGCGATCGTGATCATGGTGTTGGTAACCATCATTATTTCTGCACCACTGCTGAAGATGTGTATTCAGCTTGGGAAGCGAGATGCGGAACAGGCTGCTCCCTGA
- a CDS encoding FkbM family methyltransferase: MSFIKKALRKNRFTARLLNIYFLNRFYLEPKGWTESRFTGQSIDGNNEPIPWFSYACIHFISARILPAKKLTVYEYGMGNSTKWFAQRAKHVVSVDHDKSYFEYISPIIAKIKNAKAFLEEDTNNGYIKHLQQQETAFDIIVIDGRNRNACAPVALSKLTSRGVIIWDNSDRPEYQPGIQKILDAGFRKIDFHGHSPISFEETMTSIYYKEGNCLDI; this comes from the coding sequence ATGAGTTTTATCAAAAAAGCCTTGCGTAAAAACCGTTTCACGGCACGGTTACTTAATATCTATTTTTTAAACCGATTTTATCTCGAACCTAAAGGCTGGACAGAAAGCAGGTTCACGGGACAGTCGATTGATGGAAATAACGAGCCCATCCCATGGTTTTCCTATGCCTGTATTCATTTCATTTCAGCGCGTATTCTTCCTGCCAAGAAGCTCACCGTTTATGAATATGGTATGGGCAACTCCACCAAATGGTTTGCACAAAGGGCCAAGCACGTTGTTTCTGTTGATCACGACAAAAGTTACTTCGAGTACATTTCTCCTATAATTGCCAAAATAAAAAATGCGAAAGCCTTTCTTGAAGAAGATACCAACAACGGCTACATCAAGCACCTGCAGCAGCAAGAGACCGCTTTTGATATTATCGTGATTGATGGCCGAAACCGCAATGCCTGTGCGCCTGTTGCATTGAGCAAGCTGACCTCGAGAGGAGTGATTATATGGGATAATTCCGACCGACCAGAATATCAGCCGGGGATTCAGAAAATCCTTGATGCTGGCTTCAGGAAAATTGATTTTCATGGCCATTCGCCCATTAGTTTTGAAGAAACCATGACCAGTATTTACTACAAAGAAGGAAACTGTCTTGATATTTAA
- a CDS encoding FkbM family methyltransferase, whose amino-acid sequence MNRIIQQYMLAKAWWKLRRYFSIKKIPIERLGSAYGGWVVPKGVLNSKSVCYCAGAGEDISFDLLLAEKYECEVHIFDPTPRAVEHFKKAESAMRQRKAMSIYNGAWAYPTTPKVLEMVQFHEWGIWDRDSVLRFYTPADPSHVSHSAVNLQKTDQYFEAQVYSTQQLMDNLGHQQIDMLKIDIEGAEYTVMNNLLSEGLYPKILCVEFDEVNHPQDENALLRMREALEAWIERGYDLVHQDEFFNSTLVRRT is encoded by the coding sequence ATGAACAGGATCATTCAGCAGTATATGCTGGCGAAAGCATGGTGGAAACTCCGCAGATATTTCTCTATAAAAAAGATACCCATTGAGCGATTGGGCTCAGCATATGGGGGCTGGGTGGTACCCAAAGGGGTGCTGAACAGTAAATCGGTCTGCTATTGCGCAGGAGCGGGGGAAGATATCAGTTTTGATTTGCTGCTGGCAGAGAAATATGAATGCGAGGTGCATATTTTTGATCCTACTCCACGGGCAGTGGAACACTTTAAAAAGGCGGAAAGTGCCATGCGGCAGCGAAAGGCGATGTCGATTTATAATGGCGCATGGGCCTACCCCACTACGCCGAAAGTGTTGGAGATGGTGCAGTTTCATGAGTGGGGAATTTGGGACAGGGATTCGGTGTTGAGATTTTACACCCCGGCGGATCCCTCCCATGTGTCGCATTCAGCGGTAAACCTGCAAAAGACCGATCAGTACTTCGAGGCCCAGGTTTACAGCACTCAGCAACTGATGGACAATCTGGGGCATCAGCAAATAGATATGCTCAAAATAGACATTGAAGGGGCTGAATATACGGTGATGAATAACCTGCTGAGCGAAGGGCTTTACCCTAAAATCCTTTGTGTGGAATTTGATGAGGTCAATCACCCGCAGGATGAAAATGCGCTACTGCGGATGCGGGAAGCGCTTGAGGCATGGATTGAACGTGGTTATGATTTGGTGCATCAAGATGAATTTTTCAACTCTACCCTCGTGAGGAGGACTTAA
- a CDS encoding glycine--tRNA ligase codes for MAKQQEENGALKDIISHAKEYGFVYPSSEIYDGLQAVYDYGAYGVELKKNLKDVWWQSMTRLNSNVVGIDASIFMHPTTWKASGHVDSFNDPMIDNKDSNKRYRADVLVEEFAAKLEEEGKAEEAKALEQELGRLLEAEDLEAVRQLIIDKEIVCPISGTCNWTEVRQFNLMFSTQIGSVADDSSTVYLRPETAQGIFVNFLNVQKTARMKVPFGIAQIGKAFRNEIVARQFIFRMREFEQMEMQFFVRPGEEMEWYEKWKESRMKWHKVLGVPQDRLRFHDHEKLAHYANAAADIEYKFPFGFKEVEGIHSRTDFDLTQHQEFSRKKQQYFDTEINKNYIPYVVETSIGADRLFLMTMFNAFTEEMVGEGEKAKKRTFLKFHPALAPVKAAIFPLTKKDGLPDVAKEIFNDLKYDFNLVYEEQQSIGKRYTRQDLIGTPFCIAVDHQTLEDKTVTIRHRDSMEQERVAIADLRKVIGEAVSISKIFRELED; via the coding sequence ATGGCTAAACAACAAGAAGAAAACGGCGCCTTAAAGGACATTATTTCGCACGCAAAAGAGTACGGATTCGTATATCCATCCTCTGAAATCTATGACGGCCTGCAGGCAGTTTATGATTACGGAGCATACGGGGTGGAATTGAAGAAAAACCTTAAAGACGTTTGGTGGCAGTCAATGACTCGCCTGAACTCCAATGTTGTCGGTATCGATGCATCAATCTTCATGCACCCTACAACGTGGAAGGCCTCAGGGCACGTGGATTCTTTCAACGATCCGATGATCGACAACAAAGATTCCAATAAGCGTTACCGCGCCGATGTATTGGTGGAGGAGTTTGCAGCCAAATTGGAAGAAGAAGGCAAAGCGGAAGAGGCGAAAGCTTTGGAGCAGGAATTGGGACGTTTGCTGGAGGCGGAAGATCTTGAAGCTGTTCGTCAGTTGATCATCGACAAGGAGATTGTTTGTCCAATCTCAGGAACATGCAACTGGACAGAAGTTCGCCAGTTCAACTTGATGTTCTCGACGCAAATCGGTTCAGTAGCCGATGATTCAAGTACCGTTTATCTTCGTCCTGAGACGGCGCAGGGTATTTTTGTAAACTTCCTGAATGTTCAGAAAACAGCCCGTATGAAGGTGCCTTTCGGTATCGCTCAGATCGGTAAAGCATTCCGTAACGAGATCGTTGCGCGTCAGTTCATCTTCCGTATGCGTGAGTTTGAGCAAATGGAAATGCAATTTTTCGTTCGCCCAGGAGAAGAAATGGAGTGGTACGAAAAGTGGAAAGAAAGCCGCATGAAATGGCACAAAGTGCTGGGTGTTCCTCAGGATCGTTTGCGTTTCCACGATCACGAGAAATTGGCGCACTATGCCAATGCAGCAGCGGATATCGAGTACAAATTCCCATTTGGCTTTAAAGAAGTGGAGGGAATTCACTCTCGTACGGATTTCGATTTAACACAACATCAGGAGTTCTCGAGAAAGAAACAGCAGTATTTCGATACTGAGATCAATAAGAACTATATTCCTTATGTGGTAGAAACCTCTATTGGTGCTGACCGCTTGTTCTTGATGACCATGTTCAATGCCTTTACAGAAGAAATGGTTGGCGAAGGAGAGAAAGCGAAAAAACGTACTTTCTTGAAGTTCCACCCTGCCCTTGCCCCTGTAAAAGCAGCGATTTTCCCATTGACTAAAAAAGATGGTTTGCCAGATGTAGCGAAAGAGATTTTCAATGACCTGAAATACGATTTCAATTTGGTATATGAGGAGCAGCAATCTATCGGTAAGCGTTATACTCGTCAGGATTTGATCGGTACGCCTTTCTGTATTGCAGTAGATCACCAAACTTTGGAAGACAAAACAGTAACCATCCGTCACCGCGACTCTATGGAGCAAGAACGTGTGGCGATTGCAGATTTGCGTAAAGTGATCGGCGAAGCGGTTTCTATTTCTAAGATTTTCCGTGAGTTGGAAGACTAA
- a CDS encoding ectonucleotide pyrophosphatase/phosphodiesterase: MLRSFIFLLIAGGLFACKSTPNSTSGTGYHPLILISVDGYRFDYTEKFQAPNIQKFAEEGVKAEALIPCYPSKTFPNHWAVATGTYPGHNGLIHNAFFSKNYQATFKLGDAAERNNPRWYGGTPIWKLAEDQGKIAACYFWPGSEVEHAGHLPTYYYPYRESTPFNDRVDQVLKWAQLPEGERPDFITLYFHEPDHSGHHFGPDSKKTKQAVAEVDRALGRLFRLMNEKGIAPDYLLISDHGMVEVTHGIDYQELADFNGCQVLNAGGTQLMIYPATETNIAGLIKALEANADGRYRVIQKKDAPEYWHYTHQDVPDFWLEASPHYMFVEAGRKPSAGTHGYDPAVQDTHAIFYANGPSFKRGMTIPAFENVNIYPLMARVLNLSIPQGIDGNLSVLQPILEETQKKATTE, translated from the coding sequence ATGCTGCGTTCCTTTATTTTTTTGCTGATCGCAGGCGGTCTTTTTGCCTGTAAATCCACACCCAACAGTACTTCCGGTACGGGTTATCATCCGTTGATTCTCATTTCTGTGGATGGTTATCGCTTTGATTACACCGAGAAATTTCAGGCACCAAACATTCAGAAATTTGCTGAGGAAGGAGTAAAAGCCGAAGCATTGATTCCCTGCTACCCGAGCAAGACTTTCCCCAACCACTGGGCAGTAGCCACAGGTACTTATCCTGGTCATAATGGGCTGATTCATAATGCCTTTTTTTCAAAAAACTATCAGGCCACTTTTAAACTCGGTGATGCTGCCGAACGGAATAACCCCCGATGGTATGGTGGCACTCCCATCTGGAAATTGGCAGAAGATCAGGGGAAAATTGCAGCCTGTTATTTTTGGCCCGGCTCGGAGGTGGAGCATGCAGGTCACCTTCCGACTTATTACTACCCTTATCGGGAGTCCACACCTTTTAACGATCGGGTTGATCAGGTACTGAAATGGGCACAGCTTCCTGAAGGGGAACGGCCGGATTTTATCACTTTGTATTTTCATGAACCCGACCACAGTGGGCATCATTTCGGGCCAGACAGCAAAAAGACCAAGCAGGCAGTGGCCGAAGTGGATCGGGCTTTGGGCCGGTTGTTCCGCTTGATGAATGAAAAAGGGATTGCCCCTGATTATTTGTTAATCTCTGACCACGGCATGGTGGAAGTAACGCATGGAATTGATTACCAGGAACTGGCCGACTTCAATGGTTGCCAGGTGTTAAATGCTGGAGGCACACAATTGATGATTTACCCTGCCACTGAAACAAATATCGCGGGCTTGATAAAAGCACTGGAAGCTAATGCGGACGGGCGCTATCGGGTGATTCAGAAAAAGGATGCCCCTGAATACTGGCATTATACACATCAGGATGTGCCAGATTTTTGGCTTGAAGCCAGCCCGCATTATATGTTTGTGGAGGCAGGAAGAAAGCCGTCGGCGGGAACGCATGGTTATGACCCGGCAGTACAGGATACGCATGCGATTTTTTATGCTAATGGCCCGTCGTTTAAAAGGGGGATGACCATTCCCGCATTTGAAAATGTCAATATTTATCCATTGATGGCAAGGGTTTTAAACCTCAGCATTCCACAGGGCATTGACGGGAATTTGTCTGTATTGCAACCGATACTGGAAGAGACGCAAAAAAAGGCCACCACGGAATAA
- the ade gene encoding adenine deaminase — MKIIKGQLVDLHQKIIYPAEIKIDQQRIKSIRKIKEAPAHYIMPGFVDAHVHIESSMLIPSEFARLAVVHGTVGTVSDPHEIGNVMGIMGIRFMINNAKQTNFKINFGVPPCVPATQFETAGATITPEDVDTLFKKDGLKYMTEFMNWPGVLNKDEDCVRKLDIAKAYGKPIDGHAPGLKGEQAKAYADAGISTDHECFTYQEGLDKIQAGMKVQIREGSAAKNFEALVDLLKDHPEQVMFCCDDKHPDNLIENHLNDHVKRALAKGHDLFDVLRAASYNAIKHYDLDIGLLQEGDPADLIIVDNLEEFNIQKTYINGELVAEHGTTLLKSVPCTPINNFSCAPKVVEDFAIPASAKKINVIECLEGELITNALTMEAKIEDGQYVSDTERDVLKMVVVNRYKKAPVAKAFIKNFGLKKGAIASSVAHDSHNIIAVGTDDESLCRAVNIIIESRGGVCAFDGEDQTVLPLPVAGLMTNINGYEAAQRYMAVDKMVKAMGGTLNAPFMTLSFMALLVIPSLKLSDKGLFDGDQFCFTDLAKE, encoded by the coding sequence ATGAAAATAATTAAAGGACAACTGGTTGATCTTCATCAAAAGATCATCTATCCTGCAGAAATCAAAATAGATCAACAACGCATCAAGTCAATCCGAAAAATCAAGGAAGCTCCAGCGCATTATATCATGCCTGGCTTTGTGGACGCCCATGTTCATATTGAAAGCTCCATGTTGATTCCCTCGGAATTTGCAAGACTTGCCGTAGTGCATGGAACTGTAGGAACCGTTTCAGACCCGCACGAGATCGGCAATGTGATGGGCATCATGGGCATCCGCTTCATGATCAACAATGCCAAACAAACCAACTTCAAAATTAATTTTGGTGTGCCGCCATGTGTACCCGCTACACAATTCGAAACAGCGGGGGCGACCATCACTCCCGAGGACGTTGATACCCTGTTCAAAAAAGATGGGCTGAAATACATGACCGAGTTCATGAACTGGCCTGGGGTGCTGAACAAGGATGAGGACTGTGTCCGTAAACTTGATATCGCCAAAGCTTACGGCAAACCGATCGATGGCCACGCCCCTGGACTGAAGGGCGAACAGGCAAAAGCTTATGCCGATGCAGGTATCAGTACAGATCACGAATGCTTCACTTATCAGGAAGGATTAGACAAAATTCAGGCAGGCATGAAAGTGCAAATCCGTGAGGGAAGTGCTGCAAAAAACTTTGAAGCTTTGGTGGATTTACTCAAAGATCACCCTGAGCAGGTGATGTTTTGCTGTGATGACAAGCACCCTGACAACCTGATTGAAAATCACCTGAACGATCACGTAAAACGTGCACTGGCCAAAGGCCACGACCTTTTTGATGTGCTTCGTGCGGCAAGTTACAATGCCATCAAACACTATGACCTGGACATCGGGTTGTTGCAGGAAGGTGACCCTGCTGATCTGATTATTGTAGATAACCTTGAGGAGTTCAACATTCAGAAAACTTACATCAACGGGGAGCTGGTGGCTGAACATGGCACCACTTTATTAAAATCTGTTCCGTGCACACCCATCAACAATTTTTCGTGTGCCCCAAAGGTCGTAGAAGATTTTGCCATTCCTGCTTCAGCGAAAAAAATCAACGTGATCGAGTGCCTTGAAGGCGAACTCATTACCAATGCCCTGACCATGGAGGCTAAAATTGAAGATGGCCAATATGTATCGGATACCGAACGGGATGTCCTGAAAATGGTGGTGGTGAACAGGTACAAAAAAGCGCCTGTTGCCAAAGCTTTCATTAAAAATTTCGGACTGAAAAAGGGTGCTATTGCCTCTTCCGTAGCGCATGATTCTCATAATATTATTGCCGTAGGAACAGATGACGAATCCCTTTGCCGTGCAGTGAACATCATCATCGAATCTCGGGGTGGCGTTTGTGCTTTCGATGGAGAAGATCAAACCGTTTTACCTTTACCTGTAGCTGGCCTGATGACCAATATCAATGGCTATGAAGCGGCACAACGATATATGGCCGTGGACAAAATGGTGAAAGCCATGGGGGGTACATTGAACGCACCATTCATGACATTATCTTTCATGGCGCTGCTGGTCATCCCATCTCTTAAATTAAGCGATAAAGGACTATTTGACGGAGATCAGTTTTGCTTCACCGACTTGGCTAAGGAATAA